Genomic window (Sulfurovum sp. NBC37-1):
GTTTGATCGCCTTGATACGACCGTAGGTTGTGCCTACAATCACATTGTCACCCACATGCAGCGTACCGTTCTTGATGATAACGTTGGCAACCGGTCCAAAACCTTTTTCGACTGAACTCTCTACCACGACAGCTTTCGCTTTTCTGGTCGGATCCGCTTTCAGTTCCATCATTTCTGCCTGCAGCAGGATCGTCTCAAGCAGGTCATCGATACCCAATCCTGTATGTGCAGAGACCGGGACGAATTCATATTCGCCGCCCCAGTCCGCAGCCATAACATCTATCTCGGCAAGCTGCGATTTGATATTGTCTGGGTTGGCACTCTCTTTGTCCATCTTGTTCATCGCAATAATCATCGGAACACCGGCCGCTTTGGTATGTGCGATCGCTTCCTTAGTCTGAGGCATCACACCGTCATCGGCCGCAACAACGATAATAACGATATCGGTCGCCTGGGCACCACGTGCACGCATCTCCGTAAAGGCTTCGTGACCCGGGGTATCCACGAACGTGATCTTCTTGCCGTTCTTCTCTACCTGGTAGGCACCGACATGCTGCGTGATACCGCCCGCTTCTTTGTCCGCCACTTTCGCAGAACGGATCTTGTCAAGCAAAGAAGTTTTACCGTGGTCAACGTGACCCATGATCGTAATGACCGGCGGTCTCTCTTCAAGGTGCGTATCTTCCACCTCATCATATGCCTGAACATAATCAAGCTCATCGAGCGGGTTCATCGTACTGACTTCCACACCGAACTCTTCTGCCAATATCTCGATCTCATCTTTGGAGAGGAAGTCGTTCTTCGTCACCATCATCCCAAGAGCGAAGAGGACTTTCACCACTTCACCCACGGACCGGTTCACCTTCTCGGCGAATTCATAGACTCTTACATTTTCCGGGATTTCCACTGATGTTATGACCTCACTGCTTTCTTCTTTGGTATATTTCTTACGCTTTCCGCCACGCTTAAGTGATCGTCTCTGCTGAGGACGGAACGGTTGTCTGCCTTTGGCAGGACCGCCGTTCGCAGCTTCTCTCTTCTTTGCCTCTTCTCTACGCTTCTGTTCCTGGCGCATCATATCTTCATAGATATTCTTATCAGAGAAGTCAAGCAGGACCACTTCTTCTTCTCCAAAACCGCTGTCTATATCTCCGCTCATACTGTCATGGTTGAAGATATCAATCTTCTTTCCTGTTTCTCTTGCTTCTGCAGGCCCTTTTTTGACCTTTTTCTTACTCGGAGGTGTCGGTGCTCCACTCCCCATCGATATTCTTGTAGCCGCACGGACCGGTGCAGGCTTCGCTTTTCTGACGATCTTGATCCCTGTACGGGAAAGGGTTCTGCGTTTAGGCTTCTCTATTTCTGTTCCCTTTTCCGCTTCAGATTCAGCTTTTTTACTCACCACAGAGATACCTTTGCGCTGTTTCACTTCTTTGACGACCGGTGCGGCTTCTACTGTTTCTTCTTTAGCGGTCTCTGCAGGCGTTTCAATTTCTTCAATAACTGCAGTTTCAGGTTCACTCTCTACTGTTTCTGCAGCAGTTGATTCCTCAACTGTGTTTTCTGTTTCTTCCGGAATAACTTCTGTCTTTTCAGGTGCTGTTTCTTTTTCGATAACAGGAGCTTCAACTATTGTTTCAGGCTCTTTCTCCACTGTTTTTTTCTTAACTACTTTAAGTTTCGGCTTCTCACCCGGTTTCTTGAAACCTTTAGGCAGAGTTCCGCTTATAGCAAAGTCTACAAGAATACCGGCGTCATCCATGCTGATGGCACTGTTGGCCGCTTTGACATTGAATCCCAACTCTTTGGCTTTCTCTATCAGTTCGCCGTTAGACAATCCCGCTTCTTCTGCTATTTCTTGGATCTTAACTTTATCCATACTTGATTAACTCCTTTAATATACTGCGTCTTTGCGCATAGACCGGCTTTATGCCAGCGTTCCCAAAAGTCTTGCCAACTGTTCCGCATCCTGCTTGAAACGTTTGGCAAGACCTTTGAGCTTTTTGTCATCTTTCACACAGCTTTTACAAAGATAAAAACTTCTACCCATACCATTGAATTGCACTATCTCTTTACCGTCATGCTTTAATCTGATCAAACTTTTTTGAGGATGTCTACTGCGGCAGGCGATGCACATTCGAATGGGCTGTGATTTTTTCATGCGTATTATACCTAAAAAGAGATTAAGCCTGTGGGCTATTATTTGGTGATGACACCATTATTGTCCAAAGCGAGTACAAAAACCCTGAATTGGGGGAATCTGGCCCGCAAACTCTGTGCGATCCTGTCGGTATCTTTTTCATAGGCAAGGTTGAAGAATGTCGACCCAGAACCTGAGAGCGTACTCATCAATGCTCCCTGTTTGAGTGCCAACTTCTGCACATCAAAGAGTTCAGGCATCATCTTCATACGTCTGGCCTGATGCAGCTTGTCCTTCGAGGCGATACGAAGCAGGTCCCATGACTCGCTCATGAACAGGGCTGTCATATAGGCTGCTCGCGAAAGGGAATAGACGGTTTCCTCTTTTCGGTACATTTTAGGCAGTACCGTACGCGAACGTGCCGTGGAGATCGTTCTGTTGGGTACGACCACGACCGCCCGGAGATAGTCGGGCATCCGGCGCTTTTTACTGTAAACCCTGTCCCCTTCCACACAGGCAACATTGAAACCACCCATCACTGCCGGAGTGATATTGTCGGGGTGGTGTTCATAACGCAGTGCCTGATTGAGGATTTCACGTTTATTGTATTTCACCCCTGCCATAGCATAGGCACCGCTCAGAGCCGCGACGATCACAGCAGAGGAGCTTCCCAGACCTCGTGAGATTGGGATGCGGTTGGTGAATTCGAATCTGAAGTTGTTCGCTTTACCGCTCAAACGTTTATAGTTCTCATTGAAAATACTCAAAAAAAGCGAATTTTTCTTGATCTTTGGGTTATCTGCCCCTTCTCCATGCGTTGAAAGACTCAGAAATTTCGAGGGTTTGATGACGATCTCATTTCTAAGATCGACTGCAAGTCCCAGGGTATCGAACCCCGGTCCCAAGTTTGCGCTGGTTGCCGGTACACTTATTAACATCTGTTACTACTTTGTCAAACGGCCGGAAGTACATACTCAGGTGTCGACTCTTCATCCAATTCAAGATCATGAATACGCTGAGGCAATGCAAACTTCGTTACAGGTGGCTGTTCATATTTTTTTGTAATTATAGTCTCTTTTTCCTTGATAAAGTAGAGCTTGCCTATCGCCTTGACAGGTTGGCCTCCATTCACCATAAACGCACTGCATCCGTAACAGGGAATATTACGTACGATCTCAATGGTCTTGAGCATGATATAGGTCAGCTTGATCGCCATGTAGGATCCTGGACCTCTTGTATAAATGATACTTTCTACAGAGTAACGTTCCAGCATTTCAGTGATAATCGGAAGCAGTACTTCAGAAGTTTTTTTATCGGAGCTGATCTCCTCGATCAGTTCACCTTCTCTGTAAACACCCACCAGAAGCGGTGAAGCGATGGAGATAATGAGAAGCTGGAATTTATGCGAAGGATTTTGCAAAAGCTCTGCTTTGTAACTCTTTTACTGTAACGAATTCATAGTTCCTGCTGTCTGCCAGTAATTTGGAAGTAAGTCTGTAGTTCAGGTTATGGCTGCCTGCAAACGATTCATACTTTGCAAGGATATTGTGCCCGGAGACCATCATATCCCCCATCGCATCGAGGATCTTGTGTCTGGCGAATTCGTTCTCGAAACGGAGTCCTTCGGGATTGAGTACTTTATGGTCATCCAATCCGATGGCATTTTGCAAGGTCGCACCAAGAGCAAGGTTCTGGCTTTGAAGATACTGAATATCTTTGGCAAAACCGAAGGTTCTCGCCCTTGCGATCTCTTCGATGAAATTATGGGTACCAAATTCAAAGCTCTCACTCTGCACTCCGATGACCGGGTGGTCGAACTTGATCCTGAAATCAAAAGTGGCCTTGTCCGAAGGAAGAAGGCGTACGAACTTGTCACCCTCTTTGATCTCAACGGCTTTTTTGACACAAATGACCTTCTTTGGGACATCCAACTCTTTGATACCCGCCTCGTCGAGAAGCAGGCAGAAGGAGATCGATGAACCGTCCATAATGGGCATTTCGTTACCGTCCACTATCACACGCATATTGTCTATACCGTAAGCATAGACAGCCGACAGAAAATGTTCGATCGTTGAGATAAACCCTTTTTCACTGCCTATGACCGTAGCCATACGAGTATCGATGACAGAATCAGGGGAGAGAGGAATGTTCAGCGCCAGATCTTCACGATAGAACACAATGCCCGCATTTGCAGAAAGCGGTTCGAGTCTCAATCTGATCGGCTCGCCTTTATGCAGACCGATACCGACGACTTCGACAGCTTTTTGAATGGTACGCTGCTGCATAAAGAGACTCCTTCACTTGATTTCGCACTATTATACTATAAAATATAGATAATTGCAAAAAGCACTTTATCCCAAATCCGTAAATAGAAAATAACCATAAAAGAAGAAGTATCGTAAAATAGGGGAAAAGAAAGACAAAAGCGACACTAAACACTTTCACCCATTTGGTGAAGCTTTTGCCAAGGAGTAAAAGTATGCCACAAGGTGTGTTAAATTTTTCTGTAGAGGGAACTAAAGAGTCACTTACTTCCAATGCCGGAACCATATTATTCGGTGAATATCTAAAAGCAACTAAAATCGATCAATTCTGTAATGCCTATCTACCTTTACCTCAAAGTAATCGAGGTTATATGCCATTTGAACACATGCAACCATTACTTCTTATGCTTCATAGCGGAGGAAGGGTCCTGGATGACTTACGTATGATTCATAAAGATAAAGCCATCAAAGAGACGTTGAAGATTAAACATATACCTGTATCAGAGAGTGTAGGAAAATGGATCACACGTCACGGACTACATGGTATCTATGGTATTGAATCCATCAATCGTAAACTGTTGCGAAGACATTTAAAAACGATAGATGAGCCTTTAGTACTTGATATTGATGCTTCGGTAATATTTTCACAAAAAAGTACAGCAGTGACAACTTATAAAATGCAAAGCGGATATATACCTATGATTGGTCATATCAATGGCGGATATGTGATTCACAGTGAATTTCGTTCAGGCAATATTGCGCCCGCAGATAATAATCTGACGTTTCTAAAAAGATGTCGGGAACAATTACCCAAAGCAAAATCACTCTCTTTTTTTAGAGCAGATTCTGCTTCTTATCAGGCTGAACTTTTTAACCACTGCAATAATCATCATATCACCTATACCGTGGGCGCTAACTTAGATCATTCCGTCTACGCCAATATCAAAGAAATTAAAGAGTGGCAATCATTCCAAACCAAAGAAGGTACAGCACATCACCTTAAAGAAGAAGTAGCTGAGTTTATACATACCATGCAGCACACAGACCATGCCTTTAGACTGATTGTTGTCAAAAAGACAGTGACACCGGTACTTCCGGAGATCTGGGATATGTTGAGTATAGACGAAAAACTTGATCTTGCCAGAGAGCATTATTATGTCATCGCTACCAATGCAGATGAAAGCATGTCTGCTCAGGATGTTGTTAGGTTTTATCGCAAGCGTGGAGATACAAGCGAGAACCGGATCAAAGAACTTAAAAATGGTTTCAATCTCAATTATCTTCCTTCATCAAATTTTATCTCCAATGCATTTTACTTTCAGATAGGTGTACTGGCTTATAATCTCTTCATTCTTTTTAAACAAATACTGCAAAATAGCTGGCAAAAACATACGGTTGCCACGATACGCTATAAGTTTTATCGTTTAGCAGGAAAGGTAGTGAAACACAGTAGGCAGACTATCTTGAAAGTTCAAAAAGAGTTTGTAGAAATATTTCACTCCATAAGAGAATGCATCTATAGGGTTTCACTGGAATGATACCCGTATAAAGTCACCAAAAACATCAATACGATAGAAACTTCAAACACTAGAATAGTGCCTAAAAAAACAGCATTTTTAGCATAAACATGTCGGTGTGCTAAAAACAACAAGGTAATACGCAAATTTATGATGCATCTAATCTTTTAGCATAATATCTCTCGTTGATTTTAGTTCAATTTATGATTACTTTGGGGCTATTTACGGATTTGGGTTTATGATCTTACTTTTTTCTCTTCTCTTTCACTGGCGGAGGGGAGATGATCTCGTCTGCCTGCTTAAATACCTTGTTGATGAACTTGTTGATCCATGACTGGTCAAACCACTCGACCGGTCTCACTTCGTTACCCTGAACCAGCATACCGAAATGCAAATGGTCACCCATCGCCAGTCCGGTCATACCCGTTTTGGCGATCGTCTGTCCTGCATGTACTTCATCTCCTTCATTGACCAGAAACTGAGAACAGTGCCCGTAAAGGGTGTAAAGTCCCAGACCATGATCTATCAGAAGCATATTGCCGTAAATACCGTTGTCATCCGTGAAGACCACTTTTCCCGAGTTTGATGCCTTGATATCGGCCATGCTGTTACTGGCAAGGTCATAGCCCACATGATAGGATTCGGACACGGTATTGTCCTTGCTTCCATAGTAGTAATATCTGTGATCACCGAAACTTGCCACTTTCTTCCCGTTTCTCAGCGGATAAAACTTCTTGATCTTCCAACTGTCGAGCATCTCGTTAGAAACAGGCTTGCTTAACTTATGGATCAGTACCTCGTTTTTCTGACGCATAGTTTCATTGATCGCTTTGAGTTTTTTAAGTTTGTCTGTAATCTCCGCATACTCAGGATCACTGGAAGCCAGATCAGTGATCTTTCCATCAATGAATTTATCAGTCGCTTTGATATGGGATGTTTTGTACCTTGGATTGCCGTGATAGAAAGGAACATGCAGTTCGCGTCGGTTCCTGGCAAGGTCCGTCGCTACGATCTTGGCATCAAAGCTGTTGTCCGTGAACGGCCAGGCGACCAGTACGGCATAATATCCCTCTTTTTTGTAGGGTTCCGGCTTGAACTTGTTCTTATTGGCAAGCACATAAAGCTCATCCATATTTTCATCATCCGCCTGGAAGACTATCAGTGCAGAACCGCCCTGGTTGATCATACGTGAATTGGAAAGGATATTGACATTGGGCCTTTTGTAGTCCACAGTCACATCAATACTCTTAGTCGCTTTGTTACCTTCCATCATGTTCCACATGCTGCTGTCACCTACCGTAACGGTCAACTTGTAGTCTTTCGCTTTGGGATCGAGTACTTTCCCTTTGGGATACTTCACTTTAATGACTGCTTCTTTGGTCCCCTTGTCGAAGAAGCCCTGGTCGATGATCACACTCTTTGTGCCGTCAGAGAGTTTGACCTCATAGGAATTCAGGCCAACATTGTCCGTTACCTTGACCTTCAGAGGGTCCTTTCTGTTCCAGAAAATATGCTTTTGACTTTCGATCTTCGGTTTGACCCTTTCAAACTCCGGTGCGGTATAGACATACCATGCACCTGCAGCCACTCCCGCCAGCAGGAGTACACTGAATATCTTGTTCGCGAGATTCCCGCTACGTTTCTTTTTTGCCATTTTTCAATCCTGTGTCTTTTAATTTTATAGCGTTTTGAAGTTTTCCTATAATTGTATCGATTATTTCTTGTAAGTTACCTGCTTCAAATGTTACACCGGCCGCGACCTTGTGTCCTCCTCCACCGAAGTCCGCGGCGATGGCGTTGACATCGATCCCTTTGCTGCGCAACGAGACTCTGATGCTATTTTTCATCTCCATGACGAACACCGCCACTTCCACTGTTGTCAGGGAACGCGCATAGTCTACGATCCCGTCCATGTCGGGTACCGTTGCGCCCGTTTCAGCAATATCTTCTTTGGTCACGTAGAGTACGGCGATACGGGCATCACTATAGAGTTTCAAACTCTTCAGTGCCCGCTGCAGAATACGAAATGACGCAAGGGAGCGTCTCTGTGTGAAGTGATAAGCAACTTTTGCAGGGTCGACTCCGATCTCAACCATCTCTTTGGCCACTTCAAAGACCTGGGCCGTTACCGAAGAGGTAGTGAAATAGCGTGTATCTGAAAGCAGGGCAGCATAAAAACATTCTGCACTATTTACAGAAATATCATAATGCTTTTTAAAGAGTTCAAACGCTACCTGCGAGGAAGAGGCATACTCTGGCAGTACCACATTGAGCGTGCCGTACCGGTCATTGCTTCGATGATGGTCGATGTTGAGTATCTGACGTCCCTTCAGTTCAAAACCCAGCCGTTCTATGCTTCCGCAGTCGCAGGCGATGACCAGGCTGCTGTCATACTCCATCTTTGTTTTGATCCTCTCAAAACCTGAGAGAAAATCAAGATGACGCGGCAGATCTCTGGAGGCATTTACAACCTCCACTCTTCGTTTTTTCAATTCTTTCAACAGATTGTATATACCCAGTGCCGTACCGATGGCATCCGGATCAGGATTAAGATGGGAAAGTATTGTAACGAAATCTGCTTCTTCGATTAGCTTTTTGGCCTCATCATACGGAAAATCCTCTTTATCCCTCACAACTATTCAACTTTCATGGAAAGGTCTATCCATTTCGCCTGATGGATAATGGACCCCGAAGAAATCGCATCTACTCCCGTTGCAGCTATTTCGGCAATGGTTTCAAGCGTCACATTGCCGCTGGCTTCAAGCAAAATATGCGGATAATTCGCATTCCTGTAAGTCACCACTTCTCTGGTCTCCTCCAGGGACATATTGTCACACATTACGATATCCGCACCCGCCTGCATTGCTTTTGTGACCATCTCCAGACTTTCACACTCGATCTCCACTTTGGAAGTGAAAGGTATCTTCTGCCGTACTTCCTGCATGAAGGCATCCAGGTCGTCGATGGTCTTGAGATGGGTATCCTTGAGCATCAGACAGTCATCCAATCCCATACGGTGGTTGAGTCCTCCGCCGCATCGCACGGCATATTTCTCGAATTCACGCAGCAGAGGCCGGGTCTTTCTGGTGTCGAGCAGTTTGGCATCCGTACCCTCTATCGCTTTGGCATACTGTGCTGTCAATGTGGCGATGGAAGAAGCATGCAGGATCATATCGAGAATAGAACGCTCCAGAGAGAGAATGGTCTTGGAGTCTCCGCTGACCAGAAGCAATTTGTGTCCTTTTTTAAAAGATTCCCCATCCTGTATGTCCCAGCTGAGTGCCAGGTCGTACATATCGGCCAATACTTCGACATACTCTCGCCCGCCAAACACCCCGTCACTTTTGGCAATGATATAGGCGCGGATACCCCTGCTCTCACTGATACGCGAAAAAAGGTCTCCCCGTCCGATATCTTCAGAAACCAAGGCTTCTATAAATCTTTTTTTTAACATGTACATTCCTTGAATGATGTGTTACGGATTACGTACTATGAGTTATTTCGTAGCACGTAGCACGCAAGACTATTTTATAGCCAGCATACGTTCCAATGCAAGGTTGGCATACTTGACCGTATGGGGATCCACTACGATCTCGTTGATCGGCTGGTTATCCTCGATGGATTTGAGGGTATTGTAGAGGTCTTCGAGTGTTGTCTCGTTCATGGTCGGACACTCCGGTTTCGTAGATGAGAGGACATAGGTGTTCTTCTTCCGCATTCGGTTGACCAGGTTGTACTCTGTTCCTACCGCTACTTTCTGCCCAGGGTCGAGTTCTGAGACGTATTTGATAAGCTGGGAGGTCGAACCGGAGAAATCTGCGGCGGCCACGATCTTCGGGTCACATTCCGGGTGCACCGCTATCTTGATCCCCGGGAATTTATTACGGTAGAACTCGATATCATCCAGGGTAAAGAGCTGGTGTACGGAACAGAAACCGTTAAAACAGATCACGTCGGCCTCTTGGGGGTCGCACTCTCCCTCACCGATCACACAGGACTTCAATCCCATCTGTATGGCAAAGTTCTGTCCCAGACACCTGTCCGGCACGAAGAGGATCTTCTTGCCACTCTCCAGCCCTTTTTCGATGATCTTGAAAGCATTGGAAGAAGTACAGACCATCCCGCCCATCTCTCCGACCTTGGCTTTGACCGTTGCATCGGAATTGATGTAAGTGATGGGCAGTATGTTATTTTTTTCGATCCCGTGTTTTACCATGTAGTCGATCGAATCGTCAAAATAACTCCCGTCGATCATACGCGCCATGGCGCAGCAGGCGATCTTGGGCATCAGAACACGCTTTTCGGGTGCGATCACTTTCACACTCTGCCCCATGAAACCGACACCGCAGAAGACCACCCAGGGATTCTCGTCCGCCTTGCATTTGCGTGCCAGCTCCAGACTGTCTCCGGTAATATCTGCCATTTCGAAGACTTCATCCCTCTGGTAATAATGTGCGACCACGGTAACAGGGAGCTCTTTCTTGAGTCTCTCTATCTCTGCTTTATAATCAATACTCATAGCTTTCCTTGAACCTGGATTTCATCAAATACTGTCACTACTTATACACAGGTTGATGACAATTTCTGGCTATTTTATCAAAATTCGGTTAAAATTGCACCATCAAATCTATTATCACGGAACTCTTATGAACATCAATATCATTCTCTACCTCTCGGCTTATCTCATCGCAGGCATCCCTTTCGGGTACCTTTTGGCCAAACAGTTCGCCGGCGTGGATATTAAACAGGCAGGCAGCGGAAATATCGGTGCGACCAACGTACTGCGCGTCGTAAAAGAGAAAGACCCAGCACTTGCCAAGAAGCTTGGTGCAGCTACCCTCTTTCTCGATGCCATCAAAGGGATCATCGTCATCCTCATTGCCAAAATGCTTGGTGCACCGCAAAGCGTACTCTGGACATTGGCTGTTCTTTCCGTCGTGGGACACTGTTTCTCGGCCTTTCTCATGTTCGAAGGGGGCAAAGGTGTGGCGACAGGTTTTGGCGTACTGCTTGTCATGATGCCTGTTCCGGCCCTTATCGCCATCGCTGTCTGGATCGGGGTAAGCAAAGGCTTGAAGATATCTTCTCTCTCTTCTCTCATCGCACTTGTAGCCTTTATCATCGCTTCCTATGTACTCTATCCTGAAGTACCGGGGATCGGTTCACATGCACCTATCTGGATTATCTCCATCATTATCTTCTACAAACACATCCCCAATATCGTCCGTCTTTTCAAGCATGAAGAGGCCAAAGTTTAAATGACCATACACATTAAAGCCCTGACACTCGATGTGATCATCGGCCTTCTGGACTTCGAGCGTGAACATACTCAAAAGGTCATCATCGATACGGAAGCAGACTATGACTACGATGAAGAGAACTTCATCGACTATGCAGACATTGTCATACTGATAGAAACAGAGCTCAAAGAGAAACGTTATGAACTGCTCGAAGAAGCCCTTCTCGGTCTGAAAAGTGTCATTACCACTGCCTACCCCCAGATAGAAACACTTTCACTGAAGATCACGAAACCTGACATCCTCCCCAAATGCAGTGTTGCATTGAGTAAACAATGGATTCTGGATTAAGACCGTATAACAGTATTCTTCTCTTCAAGATTTTTAAAAAAACTTTCAGAAACCCCTCTTTTTATGCTATAATTAAGAATGGCTTAAATAAGCAGGTAAAGAAAATATGAGTAACAAATGTAAATGATAAAGGATTCATATGAGAGTATTGATCATAGAAGAAGATAAAACCTTGGGCAACACACTAACACAGCTGCTTGTAGACAACAATTACCAATGTGACCTGGCCGAAAATATGGGAGATGCCAAATATTATCTTGATATCCGTAACTACGACCTTGTATTGATAGGGTGGGGAACAGATGAGCACAATGTCTCACTGATAGCAGATATCAAAAAAGAGACGCATAAGACTTCCGTGATCATTCTTTCCGAAGATACTGACAAAGAGACAGAAATTGAAGCCTTGCGTTCCGGAGCGGATGATTTCATTCGCAAGCCGCTCGATGAAGATGTTCTGCTGATCCGCATCGAAGCCAAACTGCGCTTCGGCGTTTCCAATATCATCGAGATTGAAGAGCTCATTATCAAT
Coding sequences:
- the lpxC gene encoding UDP-3-O-acyl-N-acetylglucosamine deacetylase; protein product: MQQRTIQKAVEVVGIGLHKGEPIRLRLEPLSANAGIVFYREDLALNIPLSPDSVIDTRMATVIGSEKGFISTIEHFLSAVYAYGIDNMRVIVDGNEMPIMDGSSISFCLLLDEAGIKELDVPKKVICVKKAVEIKEGDKFVRLLPSDKATFDFRIKFDHPVIGVQSESFEFGTHNFIEEIARARTFGFAKDIQYLQSQNLALGATLQNAIGLDDHKVLNPEGLRFENEFARHKILDAMGDMMVSGHNILAKYESFAGSHNLNYRLTSKLLADSRNYEFVTVKELQSRAFAKSFA
- the nadC gene encoding carboxylating nicotinate-nucleotide diphosphorylase gives rise to the protein MLKKRFIEALVSEDIGRGDLFSRISESRGIRAYIIAKSDGVFGGREYVEVLADMYDLALSWDIQDGESFKKGHKLLLVSGDSKTILSLERSILDMILHASSIATLTAQYAKAIEGTDAKLLDTRKTRPLLREFEKYAVRCGGGLNHRMGLDDCLMLKDTHLKTIDDLDAFMQEVRQKIPFTSKVEIECESLEMVTKAMQAGADIVMCDNMSLEETREVVTYRNANYPHILLEASGNVTLETIAEIAATGVDAISSGSIIHQAKWIDLSMKVE
- the nadA gene encoding quinolinate synthase NadA, whose amino-acid sequence is MSIDYKAEIERLKKELPVTVVAHYYQRDEVFEMADITGDSLELARKCKADENPWVVFCGVGFMGQSVKVIAPEKRVLMPKIACCAMARMIDGSYFDDSIDYMVKHGIEKNNILPITYINSDATVKAKVGEMGGMVCTSSNAFKIIEKGLESGKKILFVPDRCLGQNFAIQMGLKSCVIGEGECDPQEADVICFNGFCSVHQLFTLDDIEFYRNKFPGIKIAVHPECDPKIVAAADFSGSTSQLIKYVSELDPGQKVAVGTEYNLVNRMRKKNTYVLSSTKPECPTMNETTLEDLYNTLKSIEDNQPINEIVVDPHTVKYANLALERMLAIK
- the thrB gene encoding homoserine kinase encodes the protein MLISVPATSANLGPGFDTLGLAVDLRNEIVIKPSKFLSLSTHGEGADNPKIKKNSLFLSIFNENYKRLSGKANNFRFEFTNRIPISRGLGSSSAVIVAALSGAYAMAGVKYNKREILNQALRYEHHPDNITPAVMGGFNVACVEGDRVYSKKRRMPDYLRAVVVVPNRTISTARSRTVLPKMYRKEETVYSLSRAAYMTALFMSESWDLLRIASKDKLHQARRMKMMPELFDVQKLALKQGALMSTLSGSGSTFFNLAYEKDTDRIAQSLRARFPQFRVFVLALDNNGVITK
- a CDS encoding YlxR family protein, which encodes MKKSQPIRMCIACRSRHPQKSLIRLKHDGKEIVQFNGMGRSFYLCKSCVKDDKKLKGLAKRFKQDAEQLARLLGTLA
- a CDS encoding IS1380-like element ISSlsp1 family transposase; the encoded protein is MPQGVLNFSVEGTKESLTSNAGTILFGEYLKATKIDQFCNAYLPLPQSNRGYMPFEHMQPLLLMLHSGGRVLDDLRMIHKDKAIKETLKIKHIPVSESVGKWITRHGLHGIYGIESINRKLLRRHLKTIDEPLVLDIDASVIFSQKSTAVTTYKMQSGYIPMIGHINGGYVIHSEFRSGNIAPADNNLTFLKRCREQLPKAKSLSFFRADSASYQAELFNHCNNHHITYTVGANLDHSVYANIKEIKEWQSFQTKEGTAHHLKEEVAEFIHTMQHTDHAFRLIVVKKTVTPVLPEIWDMLSIDEKLDLAREHYYVIATNADESMSAQDVVRFYRKRGDTSENRIKELKNGFNLNYLPSSNFISNAFYFQIGVLAYNLFILFKQILQNSWQKHTVATIRYKFYRLAGKVVKHSRQTILKVQKEFVEIFHSIRECIYRVSLE
- a CDS encoding M23 family metallopeptidase produces the protein MAKKKRSGNLANKIFSVLLLAGVAAGAWYVYTAPEFERVKPKIESQKHIFWNRKDPLKVKVTDNVGLNSYEVKLSDGTKSVIIDQGFFDKGTKEAVIKVKYPKGKVLDPKAKDYKLTVTVGDSSMWNMMEGNKATKSIDVTVDYKRPNVNILSNSRMINQGGSALIVFQADDENMDELYVLANKNKFKPEPYKKEGYYAVLVAWPFTDNSFDAKIVATDLARNRRELHVPFYHGNPRYKTSHIKATDKFIDGKITDLASSDPEYAEITDKLKKLKAINETMRQKNEVLIHKLSKPVSNEMLDSWKIKKFYPLRNGKKVASFGDHRYYYYGSKDNTVSESYHVGYDLASNSMADIKASNSGKVVFTDDNGIYGNMLLIDHGLGLYTLYGHCSQFLVNEGDEVHAGQTIAKTGMTGLAMGDHLHFGMLVQGNEVRPVEWFDQSWINKFINKVFKQADEIISPPPVKEKRKK
- the infB gene encoding translation initiation factor IF-2; its protein translation is MDKVKIQEIAEEAGLSNGELIEKAKELGFNVKAANSAISMDDAGILVDFAISGTLPKGFKKPGEKPKLKVVKKKTVEKEPETIVEAPVIEKETAPEKTEVIPEETENTVEESTAAETVESEPETAVIEEIETPAETAKEETVEAAPVVKEVKQRKGISVVSKKAESEAEKGTEIEKPKRRTLSRTGIKIVRKAKPAPVRAATRISMGSGAPTPPSKKKVKKGPAEARETGKKIDIFNHDSMSGDIDSGFGEEEVVLLDFSDKNIYEDMMRQEQKRREEAKKREAANGGPAKGRQPFRPQQRRSLKRGGKRKKYTKEESSEVITSVEIPENVRVYEFAEKVNRSVGEVVKVLFALGMMVTKNDFLSKDEIEILAEEFGVEVSTMNPLDELDYVQAYDEVEDTHLEERPPVITIMGHVDHGKTSLLDKIRSAKVADKEAGGITQHVGAYQVEKNGKKITFVDTPGHEAFTEMRARGAQATDIVIIVVAADDGVMPQTKEAIAHTKAAGVPMIIAMNKMDKESANPDNIKSQLAEIDVMAADWGGEYEFVPVSAHTGLGIDDLLETILLQAEMMELKADPTRKAKAVVVESSVEKGFGPVANVIIKNGTLHVGDNVIVGTTYGRIKAIKLDDGSAVKEIGPSTPAAIVGLNEVPGAGEALVAMDTDKEVRELAEKRAEYDRAKQLSKSTKASLDDLSALIAEGQLKSLPVIIKADVQGSLEAIKGSLEKLRNEEVKVNIIHEGVGGVTESDVTLADASEHAVILGFNVRPTGSVKKKAKELGVEVRTYTIIYDLLDDVKALLGGMMSPVIKEEVTGQAEVRETFVVGKVGTIAGCKVSDGVITRNSKARLIRDGVVVYESKISSLKRFNEDAREVKNGYECGIMLENFNDIKEGDVIETFKDVEEQVTL
- a CDS encoding DHH family phosphoesterase, which produces MRDKEDFPYDEAKKLIEEADFVTILSHLNPDPDAIGTALGIYNLLKELKKRRVEVVNASRDLPRHLDFLSGFERIKTKMEYDSSLVIACDCGSIERLGFELKGRQILNIDHHRSNDRYGTLNVVLPEYASSSQVAFELFKKHYDISVNSAECFYAALLSDTRYFTTSSVTAQVFEVAKEMVEIGVDPAKVAYHFTQRRSLASFRILQRALKSLKLYSDARIAVLYVTKEDIAETGATVPDMDGIVDYARSLTTVEVAVFVMEMKNSIRVSLRSKGIDVNAIAADFGGGGHKVAAGVTFEAGNLQEIIDTIIGKLQNAIKLKDTGLKNGKKET